From the genome of Eucalyptus grandis isolate ANBG69807.140 chromosome 2, ASM1654582v1, whole genome shotgun sequence, one region includes:
- the LOC120290653 gene encoding uncharacterized protein LOC120290653, with protein sequence MAWNLFLAFSLFLQRALGNGYITRVAWYNGRRCILENYVSPTDGKMEYKCETSQVAVDTMHEWIETDACGVDRKSVGISSEALLQPRFTTKLCSPVTISRISEVQRSNLKRVMREVRSSGAASGPMGTAPMGSLSGEYYEIGYDPAEAPMYY encoded by the exons ATGGCCTGGAATCTCTTCCTTGCCTTCTCGCTCTTCCTCCAAAGAGCTCTGGGTAATGGGTATATAACCCGTG TTGCTTGGTATAATGGAAGGCGGTGCATCCTGGAGAACTACGTGAGCCCAACGGATGGGAAGATGGAATACAAATGCGAGACCTCTCAAGTGGCTGTGGATACCATGCACGAGTGGATCGAGACCGATGCCTGTGGAGTGGATAGGAAGTCTGTTGGCATATCTTCAGAGGCTCTCCTTCAGCCTCGCTTCACTACCAAGCTCTGCTCACCG GTGACCATTAGTCGGATCTCTGAGGTGCAACGGAGCAACCTGAAGCGGGTCATGAGAGAGGTCCGAAGTTCCGGAGCAGCATCCGGTCCCATGGGCACTGCGCCTATGGGGAGTCTTTCTGGCGAATACTATGAGATTGGATATGACCCTGCTGAAGCTCCCATGTATTACTAG